The proteins below are encoded in one region of Aquisphaera giovannonii:
- a CDS encoding APC family permease, protein MANLSSDPGAAEDATAPAFVAGADPASASILAPAAALPRQLGLATAAAVIVAEVIGVGIFLTTAGMVKALGSPAWILAVWLVMGIAAIGGALCCGALAARMPREGGIYVYLKEAYGRRVAFLYGWLSMLVTDPGITAAVAVGLATHLAYLVPMTAWARRGAAVAAILALAGVNIAGVRFGSGVVKALAAIKIGVLGFLIVWGFGSLRGDWSHFAPLVERRPGSGPLAAALIGGMIKAFFSVSGWWDVSKIAGEVRDPRRTLPRAMVLGVGAVTVVYILVSAVFLYLVDPRAIDGDAMFATQAGEVLFGRAGGVVLSLIVVVAVLGSLAALLMAMPRVYHALAADGLFFRPIAEIHPRFGTPARATLIQATLASLLAVVVGDFDLILGYFVVPTVLFLGMAVASVFVFRRRDGAGAFPVPWYPLSPVLFLVPTAAVLALLAMGNPRHTGIGLGVVLLGIPAYELLFAGRGGKGKPAEVDAAA, encoded by the coding sequence ATGGCGAATCTCTCGAGCGACCCGGGGGCCGCGGAGGACGCGACGGCCCCCGCTTTCGTTGCCGGCGCGGATCCCGCGTCCGCCTCCATCCTCGCCCCTGCAGCCGCATTGCCCAGGCAGCTCGGCCTCGCCACCGCCGCCGCGGTGATCGTGGCCGAGGTGATCGGCGTGGGGATCTTCCTCACCACGGCCGGGATGGTGAAGGCCCTGGGCTCGCCGGCCTGGATCCTCGCGGTCTGGCTCGTGATGGGCATCGCGGCGATCGGGGGCGCCCTCTGCTGCGGGGCCCTGGCGGCCCGGATGCCCCGCGAGGGGGGCATCTACGTCTACCTGAAGGAGGCCTACGGCCGGCGGGTCGCCTTCCTGTACGGCTGGCTGTCCATGCTGGTGACCGACCCGGGGATCACCGCGGCGGTGGCGGTCGGCCTGGCGACCCACCTGGCCTACCTCGTGCCCATGACCGCCTGGGCCCGCCGCGGGGCCGCCGTGGCGGCGATCCTGGCGCTGGCCGGCGTGAACATCGCGGGCGTGCGGTTCGGCTCCGGCGTGGTGAAGGCCCTCGCCGCGATCAAGATCGGCGTCCTCGGCTTCCTGATCGTCTGGGGGTTCGGCTCGCTTCGCGGCGACTGGTCGCACTTCGCCCCGCTCGTCGAGCGCCGCCCGGGCTCGGGGCCGCTGGCGGCGGCGCTCATCGGCGGCATGATCAAGGCCTTCTTCTCGGTGAGCGGCTGGTGGGACGTGAGCAAGATCGCCGGCGAGGTCCGCGACCCGAGGCGGACGCTGCCCCGAGCCATGGTCCTGGGGGTGGGCGCCGTCACGGTCGTCTACATCCTGGTCAGCGCGGTTTTCCTCTACCTGGTGGACCCGCGGGCGATCGACGGCGACGCGATGTTCGCCACGCAGGCCGGCGAGGTCCTCTTCGGCCGCGCCGGGGGCGTGGTCCTGTCCCTGATCGTCGTGGTCGCGGTGCTCGGCAGCCTGGCCGCGCTGCTGATGGCGATGCCCCGCGTGTATCACGCCCTGGCCGCCGACGGCCTCTTCTTCCGGCCGATCGCCGAGATCCACCCGCGGTTCGGCACGCCGGCGAGGGCCACGCTCATCCAGGCCACGCTCGCCAGCCTGCTGGCGGTGGTCGTGGGGGACTTCGACCTGATCCTCGGCTACTTCGTCGTGCCGACGGTCCTCTTCCTGGGGATGGCCGTGGCCTCCGTCTTCGTCTTCCGCCGCCGCGACGGCGCGGGGGCGTTCCCCGTGCCCTGGTACCCGCTCTCGCCGGTCCTCTTCCTCGTGCCCACCGCCGCCGTACTGGCCCTGCTGGCGATGGGCAACCCGCGGCACACGGGCATCGGCCTGGGCGTGGTCCTCCTGGGCATCCCGGCGTACGAGCTCCTCTTCGCCGGGCGCGGGGGCAAGGGCAAGCCGGCCGAGGTAGACGCCGCGGCCTAG